The following nucleotide sequence is from Agromyces sp. SYSU T00194.
CAAGCGAGGCGCGCACGCGATCGGCGGCATGAGCGCGTTCATCCCCAACCGACGCGACCCCGAGGTCACCGAGGCGGCGCTCGCCGCGGTGAGCGCGGACAAGCGGCGCGAGGCGACCGACGGGTTCGACGGCACGTGGGTGGCGCACCCCGACCTGATCCCGACGGCGCGCGCGGAGTTCGACGCGGTGCTCGGCGACCGGCCGAACCAGGTCGACCGCCAGCGCGACGACGTCGAGGTGACGGCGGCCGACCTGCTCGACATCCCGTCGGCCGGCGGCGAGGTCACCGAGCAGGGCGTGCGCGACAACATCTCGATCGGCATCCGGTACATCGAGTCGTGGCTGCGGGGCACCGGTGCCGCGGCGATCGACAACCTGATGGAGGACGCCGCGACGGCCGAGATCTCGCGCTCGCAGATCTGGCAGTGGCTGCACGACAACACCGTCACCGCCGAGGGCACCCGCATCGACCAGACGTTCATCGTCGGCGCCATGGGCGACGCGGTGCGCGGCCTGCCGCGCTTCGAGGGCGACCGGTTCGACGACGCGATCCAGGTGTTCCGCACCGTCGCGCTCGAGCCCGAGTTCCCGACGTTCCTGACGGTGGGGGCGTACGCGAGGTTCCTGTAGCAGGGGAGCGCAGCGGCGGGCCCGCCGTCCGGGAGGGAGGCGGGCCCGCTCGTGCGTGCACGATCAGGGGAGCGAGTCGGATTCGCCGTCGGATCGGCAGCATCCGTCGCCGACCCGTCGCGGCGCACGTGCCGATCAGCCGGCCGGGATCACCGTCACCTCGACCGGCACCACGGTCAGCGTGAGGCCGATCGAGCCGGTGAAGTCGTCCTGGATCGCATCGTGCAGGTCGGATGCATCGGGGGCGTCGCCCGAACCGGTGATCGTGACCGAGACGTCCGTGCCCGAGACCGACACGTCGGTGACCTCGAAACCGCTGTCGTCGCCGAGCCACACCTCGACCGTGGCCTGCACGTCGCGCTCGCGGTTCTGGGTCTGCAGCAGGCCCTCCGACGTGAGCATCAGCGGCAGCAGGATGATGCCGGCGAGGATCACGAACGGCGCGACCGTCTGGAGGATCTGCCCGGGGCGGTTGCGCAGGGCGTAGGGACGCGCCCACCCGGTGATCACGAACACGCCCGCCGCGGCGAGCACGATCGCGACGAAGTTGGTGAGGAACAGCAGTGCGGCGCCGCCCGCGTCGTCGAGGCGTCCGCCGTTCAGGCTCACCCCGACGACGGCAAGCGGCGGCACGAGCGCGACGGCGATCGCCACGCCCGCGATGCCGGCGGCGACGCGGGAGTTCACGGTAGCGAAGGCGCCCGCGGCGCCGGCGGCGAGCGCGATCATCATGTCGACCGTGTTCGGCGAGACCCGCGACACGATCTGCGAGTTGGTCGCGAACGAGACGGCCACCGGTGCCCACGCGGTGATGCCGTAGGCCAGCACGACCGACACGATCGCGCCCGAGGTCACGAGCGTCGCCGACTGGAACGCCCGCCGCGACCACCCGTTGACGAGCGCCCCCGCGAGTCCGAGGATCGGCGTCATCAGCGGCGCGACGAGCATGGCGCCGATGACCACGGCCGTGGAGTCCTGCAGCACCGCGAAAGTCGCGATCGCGACCGAGAGCACCAGCATGACCCACCAGGTGCCGAGCTTGGTCAGGCGCTCCGGACGCTCGAAGTAGAGGCCGGCCGCCTGCTCCGCGCGCGTCCTGCGGCCGACGTCCGACCCCTCGATCCAGTCCCAGAGCACGTCGGGGATCGAGGCGGTCGCCGGGTCGAGGCCCGTTCCGCGCGCCGCACGGCGGATGCTCCAGGAGATGAGGACGAACCCGACGACGAGGGAGGCGGCCGCGGCCGCGACGATCACCGTCGTGGTCAGCGACGCGGGCACCATGAACGCCAGCACGCCGCCCACGACCGCGATCGATCCGCCCGCCACCCGCGGGAGCGGACTCCGCTCCTTGCGCTTCACGAGCGCGCCGATCACGGCGACCAGCCCGCGGATGCCGACGTACACCCCCAGGATCACCACGATGAGCGGCAGCGAGACCTCGCCGGCCCCCGCGATCGCGAGCAGCACCATGAGCACCGCCAGGCCGAGCGCGGCGAGCCCGCGGGGCGCCGCGAGCCAGCGGTTGACGCGCCGTGCGAACCAGCGCGCGCCGGCCACCGCGTAGACGAGGTCGGCGAGGCCGCTGAGCACGAGCACGGCGATGACGAGGACGGTCGCGACGGTCGTGGTGATGTCGGGCAGCAGCAGCACCACGAGGCCGGCGAACACGCAGGCGAGCCCGCGGAGCGCGACG
It contains:
- a CDS encoding DUF389 domain-containing protein — translated: MEVDDRTDWVNPSANDRLRDQLRSMAAALSNTVALRGLACVFAGLVVLLLPDITTTVATVLVIAVLVLSGLADLVYAVAGARWFARRVNRWLAAPRGLAALGLAVLMVLLAIAGAGEVSLPLIVVILGVYVGIRGLVAVIGALVKRKERSPLPRVAGGSIAVVGGVLAFMVPASLTTTVIVAAAAASLVVGFVLISWSIRRAARGTGLDPATASIPDVLWDWIEGSDVGRRTRAEQAAGLYFERPERLTKLGTWWVMLVLSVAIATFAVLQDSTAVVIGAMLVAPLMTPILGLAGALVNGWSRRAFQSATLVTSGAIVSVVLAYGITAWAPVAVSFATNSQIVSRVSPNTVDMMIALAAGAAGAFATVNSRVAAGIAGVAIAVALVPPLAVVGVSLNGGRLDDAGGAALLFLTNFVAIVLAAAGVFVITGWARPYALRNRPGQILQTVAPFVILAGIILLPLMLTSEGLLQTQNRERDVQATVEVWLGDDSGFEVTDVSVSGTDVSVTITGSGDAPDASDLHDAIQDDFTGSIGLTLTVVPVEVTVIPAG